One part of the Oscillatoria sp. FACHB-1407 genome encodes these proteins:
- a CDS encoding HAD family hydrolase: protein MTGVVALNQSQAHPFDGRFTLRPTPNLTVFCDFDGPIIDVSDRYYNTYQLALADVQTAYQDKGAPLPLCLLSKTHFWQMKQDRVPDLEIALRSGLRQEQMDYFLQRVCSIVNQPALLHQDHLQPGVRWALELLHSQGVRLVLVTLRSQEQATEILQSYGLANLFTLIRGTQDDTVAYGNAAESKIQLLAEVLQEFPHWATEPAWMIGDTEADILAGQASNIPTIALTCGIRSQTYLEKFLPTRIHSELLSAAHYLVSQSLFASV from the coding sequence ATGACAGGAGTTGTTGCTTTGAATCAGAGCCAAGCCCATCCCTTCGACGGTCGGTTTACTCTGCGCCCCACTCCAAACCTAACCGTATTCTGTGACTTTGACGGTCCGATTATTGATGTCAGCGATCGCTATTACAACACCTACCAACTCGCGTTAGCCGACGTTCAAACTGCCTATCAAGACAAAGGCGCGCCCCTGCCATTGTGCCTGTTGAGCAAAACCCACTTTTGGCAAATGAAACAAGACCGGGTTCCCGATCTCGAAATCGCGTTGCGGTCGGGGTTGCGGCAGGAACAGATGGATTACTTTTTGCAGCGGGTGTGCTCCATCGTGAATCAGCCTGCCTTGCTACATCAAGACCACCTGCAACCAGGAGTGCGGTGGGCACTGGAACTGCTCCACTCGCAGGGCGTGCGTCTGGTGCTGGTCACCCTGCGGAGTCAAGAGCAAGCCACTGAGATTTTGCAGAGCTATGGGCTGGCAAACCTGTTTACGCTAATTCGCGGCACGCAGGATGACACGGTTGCCTATGGCAACGCGGCTGAAAGTAAGATCCAACTGTTGGCCGAAGTATTGCAAGAGTTTCCCCATTGGGCAACTGAGCCTGCCTGGATGATTGGCGATACTGAAGCTGATATTTTGGCAGGGCAAGCTTCTAACATTCCGACGATCGCCCTCACTTGTGGCATTCGCAGCCAAACCTATTTGGAAAAGTTTTTGCCCACCCGCATTCACAGTGAGTTGCTGTCAGCAGCGCATTATCTGGTGAGTCAAAGCTTATTTGCCAGTGTGTAA